A single genomic interval of Lacrimispora sphenoides JCM 1415 harbors:
- a CDS encoding alpha-amylase family glycosyl hydrolase produces MVQYKIAKHEMGTNSMGLSRVSGGIRLCVAAQGEECRVLIYKAGEETPVQTLSFPAEARKGDVWSMTILGEDFENLEYCFEIDGKLFSDPYGTRFTGREIWGDLEHASTHLRTPIEFSDFNWEEDKLLQIPYEDSIIYRLHNRGFTKHASSKAKNRGTFDAIREKIPYLKELGITAVELMPVNEFSEVIMQEPVYGSPFGVDKPVGKLNYWGYTSGCYFAPKASYASIKDPALEFKSLVKALHKEGIELIVELFFTGKEPPSFVLDVVRFWADEFHVDGIHLVGAPPLDLLERDPYLSRIKLFAVSWDPAFEGKVKHLGEYNDGFLVDMRRVLKGDEEQMKNLAFRTRSNPAGYGVINYMANTNGFTMMDMVSYDTKHNEDNGEKNQDGNPYNYSWNCGVEGPTKRKKVVELRKKQLRNAFLLLLLSQGTPLIMAGDEFGNSQSGNNNAYCQDNEVSWLNWNLVKTNQDILEFVKAVIAFRKAHPVFHMPKEPRIMDYLACGFPDVSYHGVKAWCPEFDNYRRQLGIFYCGEYGRKPDGTADNNFYVAYNMHWEPHEFDLPNLPKKEQWHVVFHTDKGEENGMYPEGKEPAAEGKRFLIPPRSIVVFIGKK; encoded by the coding sequence ATGGTACAGTACAAGATTGCAAAGCACGAGATGGGAACCAATTCTATGGGGCTCTCAAGGGTATCCGGCGGTATCCGCCTGTGTGTGGCTGCGCAAGGAGAGGAATGCAGGGTCCTTATCTATAAGGCCGGAGAAGAAACACCGGTTCAGACCCTTTCCTTTCCTGCAGAGGCCAGAAAAGGCGATGTATGGAGCATGACCATTCTGGGAGAGGATTTTGAAAATCTGGAATACTGCTTTGAAATCGATGGAAAGCTGTTTTCTGATCCTTATGGAACACGTTTTACCGGACGGGAGATATGGGGGGATCTTGAACACGCTTCCACTCATTTAAGAACTCCCATCGAGTTTTCTGATTTTAACTGGGAAGAGGATAAGCTTCTTCAAATCCCATATGAGGACAGTATCATATACCGGCTCCATAACCGGGGTTTTACTAAGCACGCCTCTTCCAAAGCAAAGAACAGAGGGACCTTTGATGCCATACGGGAAAAGATCCCTTATTTGAAGGAACTGGGCATTACTGCGGTGGAGCTGATGCCAGTGAATGAATTTTCCGAGGTCATCATGCAGGAACCTGTGTATGGGAGCCCTTTTGGTGTGGATAAACCTGTTGGAAAATTGAATTATTGGGGATATACGTCAGGCTGTTATTTTGCTCCAAAGGCTTCCTACGCCTCTATAAAGGACCCGGCTTTGGAGTTTAAAAGCCTTGTGAAGGCTCTTCATAAAGAGGGGATTGAGTTGATCGTGGAGCTTTTCTTTACCGGAAAGGAACCGCCCTCTTTTGTTCTTGATGTGGTTCGGTTCTGGGCGGATGAATTTCATGTGGACGGGATTCATCTGGTAGGAGCCCCGCCCTTAGACCTCCTTGAACGGGATCCTTATTTAAGCCGGATCAAGCTGTTTGCGGTTTCCTGGGACCCGGCCTTTGAAGGAAAGGTTAAGCACTTAGGAGAGTATAACGACGGCTTTCTGGTGGATATGCGCCGGGTATTAAAGGGCGATGAGGAACAGATGAAAAACCTTGCATTCCGCACCAGGAGTAATCCGGCGGGGTACGGCGTCATTAATTATATGGCCAATACCAACGGATTTACCATGATGGATATGGTATCTTACGATACTAAGCATAATGAGGATAACGGGGAGAAAAACCAGGATGGCAATCCCTATAATTATTCCTGGAACTGCGGAGTCGAAGGGCCGACGAAACGGAAAAAGGTGGTGGAGCTTCGGAAAAAGCAGCTGCGAAACGCATTCCTTCTTTTGCTTTTGAGCCAGGGAACGCCCCTTATTATGGCTGGAGATGAATTCGGCAATTCCCAGTCAGGCAATAATAATGCATATTGCCAGGATAATGAAGTATCATGGCTGAACTGGAATCTGGTTAAGACCAATCAGGATATTCTGGAATTTGTGAAGGCTGTGATCGCATTCCGGAAAGCTCATCCGGTATTCCATATGCCGAAGGAGCCAAGGATCATGGATTATCTTGCATGCGGGTTTCCCGATGTTTCCTATCATGGAGTAAAGGCATGGTGTCCGGAATTTGATAATTACCGGCGTCAGCTTGGAATCTTTTACTGTGGGGAATATGGAAGAAAACCGGATGGGACTGCGGATAATAACTTTTATGTGGCTTATAACATGCACTGGGAGCCACACGAATTTGATCTTCCTAATCTGCCTAAGAAGGAGCAATGGCATGTGGTCTTTCATACGGATAAAGGGGAAGAAAACGGCATGTACCCGGAAGGTAAGGAGCCTGCGGCAGAAGGGAAACGGTTTCTGATTCCACCCAGGTCCATCGTGGTGTTTATAGGAAAGAAATGA
- a CDS encoding PTS ascorbate transporter subunit IIC: protein MAVLNIIQEILSTPAVLVALIALIGLLLQKKPAADTIRGTIKSFLGFIVLSAGADVIVTSLAPLGGMFQEAFHTAGVVPNNEAIIAVALKEYGQVTALIMFFGMFANILIARITRFKYVFLTGHHTLYMACMIGVILITIGMSTAATVVVGAVALGIVMVLFPALAQPTMKKITKSDDVAFGHFSTIGYWSSAMIGKLVGKNSKSTEEIEFPKSLAFLRDSSVSISLTMVIFYLILALFCGPDYVKNNWSDGTNYIMFSITKGIQFAAGVFIILQGVRLILAEIVPAFKGISERLIPNAKPALDCPIVYTFAPNAVLIGFFSSFVGGIVGMIMLILTGGIIILPGVVPHFFCGATAGVFGNANGGVKGAVFGSFINGLMLTFAPLLLMPLLGDLGYQGTTFSDLDFIASGFLIGKAGQLGPIAATIFVFGVLAVMIAVSIKKPGRKESES from the coding sequence ATGGCTGTTTTAAATATAATACAGGAAATTCTTTCGACCCCTGCAGTATTAGTGGCATTAATTGCATTGATTGGCTTATTGCTGCAAAAGAAACCCGCAGCAGATACCATCAGAGGTACGATAAAGTCATTTCTTGGTTTTATCGTGTTATCGGCAGGAGCAGATGTGATCGTCACATCCCTGGCCCCATTGGGAGGAATGTTTCAGGAGGCGTTTCATACGGCAGGAGTTGTGCCAAATAACGAGGCCATTATAGCGGTGGCATTAAAAGAGTATGGCCAGGTTACTGCCCTGATCATGTTTTTCGGAATGTTCGCCAATATCTTAATTGCCCGTATTACCAGGTTTAAATATGTTTTTCTCACAGGACATCATACTCTTTATATGGCTTGTATGATTGGTGTTATCTTAATTACCATTGGCATGTCTACTGCTGCGACAGTGGTAGTGGGAGCGGTTGCCCTTGGAATTGTTATGGTGCTGTTCCCTGCCCTGGCACAGCCGACGATGAAAAAGATAACGAAATCCGATGATGTGGCTTTCGGACATTTCAGCACCATCGGATATTGGTCTTCTGCAATGATCGGTAAATTAGTAGGGAAAAATTCTAAGTCAACGGAAGAGATAGAATTCCCGAAATCACTTGCATTTTTAAGAGACAGTTCTGTTTCTATTTCCCTGACTATGGTTATCTTTTATCTGATCCTTGCACTCTTTTGCGGACCGGACTATGTAAAGAACAACTGGTCAGACGGAACGAATTATATTATGTTTTCCATTACAAAAGGAATTCAGTTTGCGGCAGGAGTATTTATCATTTTACAGGGTGTGCGTCTGATCCTTGCAGAAATTGTGCCTGCATTCAAGGGTATTTCGGAAAGGCTGATTCCCAATGCGAAACCGGCGTTAGACTGCCCGATTGTGTATACCTTTGCACCAAATGCTGTATTAATTGGATTCTTTTCCAGTTTCGTAGGCGGGATCGTAGGTATGATCATGCTTATTCTTACCGGAGGAATCATCATATTGCCGGGAGTTGTGCCTCACTTCTTCTGCGGCGCTACGGCGGGAGTTTTCGGCAATGCCAACGGAGGGGTAAAAGGAGCTGTATTTGGATCCTTTATAAACGGTTTAATGCTGACTTTTGCTCCGCTTCTCTTAATGCCATTGCTTGGTGATCTGGGTTACCAGGGAACAACCTTCTCTGATCTGGATTTTATAGCTTCCGGATTTTTAATCGGTAAAGCCGGGCAATTAGGGCCTATAGCTGCCACCATATTCGTTTTCGGAGTATTGGCAGTCATGATCGCTGTCTCAATTAAGAAACCTGGGAGAAAAGAATCAGAATCATGA
- a CDS encoding ABC-F family ATP-binding cassette domain-containing protein: protein MNLLTIEHLTKSYTERLLFDDTSFSINEGDKIGLIGINGTGKSTLLRIVSGLEEPDQGTVVKGRNLDIRFLSQNPVFHEGDTILESIVRDNEGHEHVWDLESQAKAMLTRLGFSDFDSKVETLSGGQRKRVALVSVLLGNTDLLVLDEPTNHLDSSMADWLEDYLKRFRGALLMVTHDRYFLDSVTNRIVELDKGKLYNYQENYEGYLKLKAERMDMEAASERKRQSILKVELEWMQRGARARSTKQKAHIQRYENLRDQEGIKIDQTVELDSVSSRLGRTTVELNEINKAFGEKVLMKDFTYMFLKNDRIGIIGPNGSGKSTLMKIIAGWLEPDAGTVTIGQTVKMGYFSQESEDMDGSVKVIDYIRNVAEYVKTKDGSVSASQMLERFLFPSSVQYTTVSKLSGGEKRRLYLLRILMEAPNVLLLDEPTNDLDIQTLTILEDYLDSFQGIVVTVSHDRYFLDRVVRRIFAFEGQGRVTQYEGGFTDYQAAFQEKYPEGLPGQAEEAVKSSEATEKKTKEKPKGERKLKFSFKEQREWETIEEDLAALEEKIEALDRQMGEAASDYSKLNALMEEKTEQEKLLEEKMERWMYLNDLAEQIENQ, encoded by the coding sequence TGCTACGGATCGTGTCAGGTCTTGAGGAGCCGGATCAGGGGACTGTGGTAAAGGGACGGAATTTAGATATCCGTTTTCTGTCTCAGAATCCAGTCTTCCATGAAGGTGATACCATTTTAGAGAGCATTGTCCGAGACAATGAAGGGCATGAGCATGTCTGGGACCTGGAAAGCCAGGCAAAGGCCATGCTGACCAGACTGGGATTTTCGGACTTTGATTCCAAGGTGGAGACCTTGTCAGGAGGACAGAGAAAACGGGTGGCATTAGTCAGCGTCCTTCTTGGGAATACCGACTTACTGGTCCTTGACGAGCCAACCAACCATTTAGACAGCAGCATGGCGGACTGGCTGGAGGACTATTTAAAGCGTTTTAGAGGAGCGCTATTGATGGTAACCCATGACCGGTATTTTTTAGACAGCGTTACCAACCGGATTGTGGAGCTGGATAAGGGAAAGCTTTACAACTATCAGGAGAATTATGAAGGCTATTTAAAGCTGAAGGCAGAGCGTATGGACATGGAGGCGGCCTCAGAGCGGAAACGCCAGTCCATCCTTAAAGTGGAGCTGGAATGGATGCAGCGGGGCGCCAGAGCGCGTTCAACCAAGCAGAAGGCTCATATCCAGCGCTATGAGAACCTTCGTGACCAGGAGGGAATTAAGATCGATCAGACGGTGGAACTGGATTCTGTTTCAAGCCGTCTGGGGCGTACTACGGTGGAGCTTAATGAGATCAACAAAGCCTTCGGGGAAAAGGTTCTGATGAAGGACTTTACCTATATGTTCTTAAAAAATGACCGAATCGGCATTATCGGGCCCAATGGAAGCGGTAAGTCCACGTTGATGAAGATCATTGCAGGGTGGCTGGAGCCTGACGCTGGGACGGTCACCATAGGGCAGACCGTGAAAATGGGATATTTTTCTCAGGAAAGCGAAGACATGGATGGCAGTGTAAAGGTCATTGATTACATCCGGAATGTGGCGGAGTATGTAAAGACAAAGGATGGAAGTGTCAGCGCCTCTCAGATGCTTGAACGCTTTCTCTTTCCCTCAAGCGTTCAGTACACCACCGTCAGCAAGCTGTCCGGCGGGGAGAAAAGAAGGCTATATCTGCTCCGGATCCTGATGGAAGCGCCGAATGTGCTTTTGCTTGACGAGCCTACCAATGATCTGGATATCCAGACTTTAACGATCTTAGAGGATTATCTTGACAGCTTTCAGGGGATTGTAGTCACGGTTTCTCATGACCGGTATTTTCTGGACCGGGTCGTGCGCCGGATCTTTGCTTTTGAGGGCCAGGGCCGGGTGACCCAGTATGAGGGAGGCTTTACCGATTATCAGGCGGCATTTCAGGAGAAATATCCGGAAGGTCTTCCAGGCCAGGCGGAGGAGGCTGTAAAAAGTTCAGAAGCCACGGAAAAGAAGACCAAGGAAAAGCCAAAGGGAGAGAGGAAGCTAAAGTTTTCCTTTAAGGAACAAAGAGAATGGGAAACCATAGAGGAGGATTTAGCTGCCCTGGAAGAAAAGATCGAAGCCCTGGACAGGCAGATGGGAGAAGCTGCCAGCGATTACAGCAAGCTGAATGCGCTGATGGAAGAAAAGACAGAGCAGGAAAAGCTGCTGGAAGAAAAAATGGAGCGCTGGATGTATCTAAACGATCTGGCAGAACAGATTGAGAACCAATAA
- a CDS encoding BglG family transcription antiterminator: protein MQVIEKRAFNLLQYLLSDRNFTVSKARDLLGCSKRQIEYDVRKINELLKENEIELIRLSRGRFLINKETIDKVTRLNLPHQKFIVNGENKIWMICIQIFCTREPLGLNHFITKLQSSKNTVLGDLRKIAGIGSKYKVELKYSRKSGYYFEGEPIKIRSLVLLSIINLKDNFLCKELISLAVSDISYDAVFEETKDKVETLIKEFNLPIMKEYLILVIYFISLLPYHCQSITYVSPLIHEPMWNHLPLYEAVIDFYESLTFHLSKEEIDYLFVLLLSMALGDNMYFQLYDQESIFLQEMCQSLINRFEVITGTVVQKKAGISENMLMHLRLAYFRLKYGIPVVNPALMQVKKEYGEVFDICRFVLEPFGDYLDCLIPDDEIAYIALHFMTVMDLPDQDKIRKRAIIVCQNGLASSVMMKNQLIKIFPEIHFVATCNAEEFKGIPLETYDMVFSTTEGIDVPEEKYLFLSSPILTVEEKFIISEVVYSSVFGIKSEANLSVHSILEIVEKYAVIHDQKGLSRDLKNLLQKKYKKESNREGGLPVIKDLLTKETIQFASRVNSWEEAIWLGARPLLENGSITKDYINAMIDNVKGFGPYIVICPYVAIPHAQNQTGVNKLGMSFLKLEEEVLVLDNPQKPVKVFITMAAIDNHTHLRALAQLSNILTNEDTREQFVACNSVEDVIKLLDIDEE, encoded by the coding sequence ATGCAAGTTATTGAAAAGCGCGCGTTCAATTTATTACAGTATCTTCTGAGTGACAGAAATTTTACTGTTAGCAAAGCCAGGGATTTATTAGGATGCTCCAAAAGGCAGATTGAATATGATGTGAGAAAGATTAATGAGCTGCTGAAAGAAAATGAGATTGAATTAATCAGATTGTCAAGAGGGAGATTTCTGATTAATAAGGAGACAATCGACAAAGTAACGAGGCTAAACCTGCCCCATCAGAAATTCATTGTTAATGGGGAAAATAAAATCTGGATGATCTGTATTCAGATTTTTTGTACAAGGGAACCTTTGGGGCTGAATCATTTTATTACGAAGCTGCAATCAAGCAAGAATACTGTTTTAGGTGATTTAAGAAAAATTGCAGGGATAGGCAGTAAGTACAAGGTGGAATTAAAATACTCACGAAAGTCAGGTTATTACTTTGAAGGTGAGCCCATTAAAATCCGATCTCTGGTGCTGCTGTCAATTATTAACTTAAAAGACAACTTCTTATGTAAAGAGCTGATCTCACTGGCTGTGTCGGACATTTCCTATGATGCTGTATTTGAAGAAACAAAAGACAAGGTAGAAACCCTGATTAAGGAATTTAATCTGCCGATTATGAAGGAATATCTAATCCTGGTGATCTATTTTATCAGTTTACTGCCCTATCACTGTCAGTCAATTACATACGTATCCCCCCTGATCCATGAACCCATGTGGAACCACCTCCCTCTTTATGAAGCTGTAATAGATTTTTATGAGTCACTGACGTTTCATTTGTCCAAAGAAGAGATTGACTATTTATTTGTACTTTTGTTAAGCATGGCTTTGGGAGATAACATGTATTTCCAGCTTTACGATCAGGAGAGCATATTTTTACAGGAGATGTGCCAAAGCCTGATTAACCGTTTTGAAGTAATCACAGGAACCGTGGTGCAGAAGAAGGCGGGCATATCAGAAAACATGCTGATGCATTTACGTTTGGCCTATTTTCGGCTGAAGTATGGGATACCGGTAGTGAATCCGGCATTGATGCAGGTTAAAAAAGAGTACGGAGAGGTATTTGACATATGCAGATTCGTGCTGGAGCCCTTTGGGGACTATTTGGACTGCTTGATTCCCGATGATGAGATTGCCTATATCGCCTTGCATTTTATGACGGTAATGGATTTACCGGATCAGGATAAGATCAGAAAAAGGGCGATTATCGTTTGCCAGAACGGACTTGCAAGCTCTGTTATGATGAAAAACCAATTAATAAAAATATTTCCCGAAATACACTTTGTGGCTACCTGTAATGCAGAAGAATTCAAAGGAATTCCGCTTGAAACTTATGACATGGTTTTTTCCACTACCGAGGGGATTGATGTGCCTGAAGAGAAGTATTTGTTCCTGTCCTCCCCCATTCTAACGGTGGAAGAAAAATTTATAATAAGTGAAGTGGTATATTCTTCGGTATTTGGAATCAAATCAGAAGCTAATTTATCAGTTCATTCCATTTTGGAAATCGTAGAGAAATATGCAGTGATTCATGATCAGAAGGGATTAAGCAGAGATTTGAAGAACCTCTTGCAGAAGAAGTATAAAAAAGAAAGCAACAGAGAAGGAGGATTACCTGTGATAAAAGACCTTCTTACGAAGGAAACCATACAATTTGCTTCCCGTGTTAACAGTTGGGAGGAAGCAATCTGGCTGGGGGCAAGGCCTTTATTGGAGAATGGTTCCATTACAAAAGATTATATCAATGCAATGATAGATAATGTGAAGGGCTTTGGTCCCTATATCGTAATATGTCCCTATGTTGCGATTCCCCATGCACAGAATCAAACAGGGGTCAATAAACTGGGAATGAGTTTTTTGAAGCTGGAAGAAGAGGTTTTAGTGCTGGATAATCCCCAAAAGCCGGTTAAGGTCTTCATTACCATGGCGGCGATTGATAATCACACACATTTAAGAGCGCTTGCCCAACTATCTAATATTTTAACCAATGAAGATACCAGGGAACAATTCGTAGCATGTAACTCAGTGGAGGATGTCATCAAATTGCTTGATATTGATGAGGAATAA
- a CDS encoding PTS sugar transporter subunit IIB, protein MKILAVCGSGLGSSFMMEMNIKNVLKEIGAAGIEVDHSDLGGATPGAADIFIAGRDIAMAMTHLKGVVELDNLLDKKELKEKLEESLRKLNVI, encoded by the coding sequence ATGAAGATATTGGCGGTTTGCGGTTCAGGGCTTGGAAGCAGTTTTATGATGGAAATGAATATAAAAAATGTGTTAAAGGAGATTGGGGCAGCAGGAATTGAGGTGGATCATAGTGATTTAGGGGGTGCGACACCGGGAGCGGCAGATATCTTTATTGCAGGAAGAGATATCGCTATGGCAATGACCCATTTGAAGGGAGTCGTAGAGCTTGATAACCTGCTGGATAAAAAAGAACTGAAGGAAAAATTGGAAGAGTCCTTAAGGAAACTGAATGTGATCTAA